A genome region from Carya illinoinensis cultivar Pawnee chromosome 2, C.illinoinensisPawnee_v1, whole genome shotgun sequence includes the following:
- the LOC122300973 gene encoding ubiquitin carboxyl-terminal hydrolase 7-like isoform X2, translating to MITVSVKWQKELFKDVEIDTTQPPYVFKCQLYDLTGVPPERQKIMVKGGLLKDEADWSTLGVKEGQKLMMMGTADEIIKAPEKGPVFVEDLPEEEQAVAMGHSAGLFNLGNTCYMNSTVQCLHSVPELKSALVKYSHSGRSNDVDQSSHMLTIATRDLFNELDKSVKPVAPMQFWMVLRKKYPQFGQLHNGVFMQQDAEECWTQILYTLSQSLKSTDSSEIPHTVKALFGIELVSRVHCQESGEESSETESVYSLKCHISHEVNHLHEGLKHGLKSELEKASPSLGRSAIYLKESRINGLPRYLTIQFVRFFWKRESNQKAKILRKVDYPLELDVYDLCSDDLRKKLEAPRKVLRDEEGKKLGLKASKNATDSKGDVKMSDAEGSSNGSGELSMTASQEDSETHLTGIYDLVAVLTHKGRSADSGHYVAWVKQESGKWIEYDDDNPIAQREEDITKLSGGGDWHMAYICMYKARVAPM from the exons ATGATTACAG TGAGTGTAAAGTGGCAAAAGGAGCTGTTTAAAGATGTGGAAATCGATACTACGCAGCCTCCTTATGTCTTCAAGTGCCAGCTCTATGATCTAACCGGGGTTCCTCCTGAAAGGCAGAAGATTATGGTTAAGGGTGGTTTACTCAAA GATGAAGCAGATTGGTCGACATTAGGAGTAAAAGAG GGTCAAAAATTAATGATGATGGGAACTGCAGATGAGATTATTAAAGCTCCAGAGAAGGGACCTGTTTTTGTTGAAGATCTTCCAGAAGAAGAGCAAGCGGTTGCCATG GGTCATAGTGCTGGTCTATTTAATCTTGGAAACACCTGTTACATGAACTCCACAGTACAATGTTTGCATTCTGTTCCGGAGTTAAAGTCAGCTTTGGTCAA GTATTCACACTCTGGAAGAAGCAATGATGTGGATCAGTCTTCTCATATGTTGACTATAGCGACACGTGATTTATTTAATGAGCTTGATAAAAGTGTCAAGCCTGTGGCACCGATGCAATTTTGGATG GTGTTGCGTAAAAAGTATCCTCAATTTGGCCAGCTGCACAATGGTGTCTTCATGCAACAG GATGCTGAAGAATGTTGGACCCAGATTTTATATACACTTTCTCAGTCTCTTAAATCAACTGATTCtag TGAAATTCCCCATACCGTAAAGGCCCTCTTTGGCATCGAACTTGTTAGCAG GGTGCATTGTCAAGAAAGTGGTGAAGAAAGTTCAGAGACAGAATCAGTGTATTCACTTAAATGCCACATATCACATGAGGTGAACCATTTGCATGAAGGACTAAAGCAT GGTTTAAAATCAGAATTGGAGAAGGCTTCCCCTTCCTTGGGACGTAGTGCAATTTACTTGAAAGAATCTCGTATCAATGGCCTGCCAAG GTACTTGACCATTCAGTTTGTGCGTTTTTTCTGGAAGAGGGAGTCAAATCAGAAGGCCAAAATTTTACGG AAAGTGGATTATCCTCTGGAGTTGGACGTTTACGATTTGTGTTCAGATGATCTCCGCAAAAAATTAGAAGCTCCTCGCAAG GTTTTGAGGGATGAGGAAGGTAAAAAACTTGGTTTGAAAGCTAGCAAGAATGCCACTGATTCAAAAGGCGATGTCAAGATGTCTGATGCAGAG GGATCATCAAATGGAAGTGGCGAACTGTCTATGACCGCATCCCAAGAAG ATAGTGAAACACATTTGACTGGAATTTATGATTTGGTTGCTGTGTTGACTCACAAGGGTAGGAGTGCCGATTCAGGGCATTATGTTGCCTGGGTCAAGCAAGAAAGTG GGAAATGGATTGAGTATGATGATGACAATCCAATCGCACAGCGGGAGGAAGACATCACTAAACTGTCTGGAGGAG GTGATTGGCACATGGCCTATATATGCATGTACAAGGCCAGAGTCGCCCCCATGTAA
- the LOC122300973 gene encoding ubiquitin carboxyl-terminal hydrolase 6-like isoform X1, which produces MITVSVKWQKELFKDVEIDTTQPPYVFKCQLYDLTGVPPERQKIMVKGGLLKDEADWSTLGVKEGQKLMMMGTADEIIKAPEKGPVFVEDLPEEEQAVAMGHSAGLFNLGNTCYMNSTVQCLHSVPELKSALVKYSHSGRSNDVDQSSHMLTIATRDLFNELDKSVKPVAPMQFWMVLRKKYPQFGQLHNGVFMQQDAEECWTQILYTLSQSLKSTDSSEIPHTVKALFGIELVSRVHCQESGEESSETESVYSLKCHISHEVNHLHEGLKHGLKSELEKASPSLGRSAIYLKESRINGLPRYLTIQFVRFFWKRESNQKAKILRKVDYPLELDVYDLCSDDLRKKLEAPRKVLRDEEGKKLGLKASKNATDSKGDVKMSDAEGSSNGSGELSMTASQEGGPSDSETHLTGIYDLVAVLTHKGRSADSGHYVAWVKQESGKWIEYDDDNPIAQREEDITKLSGGGDWHMAYICMYKARVAPM; this is translated from the exons ATGATTACAG TGAGTGTAAAGTGGCAAAAGGAGCTGTTTAAAGATGTGGAAATCGATACTACGCAGCCTCCTTATGTCTTCAAGTGCCAGCTCTATGATCTAACCGGGGTTCCTCCTGAAAGGCAGAAGATTATGGTTAAGGGTGGTTTACTCAAA GATGAAGCAGATTGGTCGACATTAGGAGTAAAAGAG GGTCAAAAATTAATGATGATGGGAACTGCAGATGAGATTATTAAAGCTCCAGAGAAGGGACCTGTTTTTGTTGAAGATCTTCCAGAAGAAGAGCAAGCGGTTGCCATG GGTCATAGTGCTGGTCTATTTAATCTTGGAAACACCTGTTACATGAACTCCACAGTACAATGTTTGCATTCTGTTCCGGAGTTAAAGTCAGCTTTGGTCAA GTATTCACACTCTGGAAGAAGCAATGATGTGGATCAGTCTTCTCATATGTTGACTATAGCGACACGTGATTTATTTAATGAGCTTGATAAAAGTGTCAAGCCTGTGGCACCGATGCAATTTTGGATG GTGTTGCGTAAAAAGTATCCTCAATTTGGCCAGCTGCACAATGGTGTCTTCATGCAACAG GATGCTGAAGAATGTTGGACCCAGATTTTATATACACTTTCTCAGTCTCTTAAATCAACTGATTCtag TGAAATTCCCCATACCGTAAAGGCCCTCTTTGGCATCGAACTTGTTAGCAG GGTGCATTGTCAAGAAAGTGGTGAAGAAAGTTCAGAGACAGAATCAGTGTATTCACTTAAATGCCACATATCACATGAGGTGAACCATTTGCATGAAGGACTAAAGCAT GGTTTAAAATCAGAATTGGAGAAGGCTTCCCCTTCCTTGGGACGTAGTGCAATTTACTTGAAAGAATCTCGTATCAATGGCCTGCCAAG GTACTTGACCATTCAGTTTGTGCGTTTTTTCTGGAAGAGGGAGTCAAATCAGAAGGCCAAAATTTTACGG AAAGTGGATTATCCTCTGGAGTTGGACGTTTACGATTTGTGTTCAGATGATCTCCGCAAAAAATTAGAAGCTCCTCGCAAG GTTTTGAGGGATGAGGAAGGTAAAAAACTTGGTTTGAAAGCTAGCAAGAATGCCACTGATTCAAAAGGCGATGTCAAGATGTCTGATGCAGAG GGATCATCAAATGGAAGTGGCGAACTGTCTATGACCGCATCCCAAGAAG GGGGTCCATCAGATAGTGAAACACATTTGACTGGAATTTATGATTTGGTTGCTGTGTTGACTCACAAGGGTAGGAGTGCCGATTCAGGGCATTATGTTGCCTGGGTCAAGCAAGAAAGTG GGAAATGGATTGAGTATGATGATGACAATCCAATCGCACAGCGGGAGGAAGACATCACTAAACTGTCTGGAGGAG GTGATTGGCACATGGCCTATATATGCATGTACAAGGCCAGAGTCGCCCCCATGTAA